Genomic DNA from Candidatus Omnitrophota bacterium:
CGTAAATCGTCGCACACGAAAAAAGGCCATCGCCAGAAGCTTACTGAACTGAAGATCAAAGAAATTTCGCTGTAATCTAAGAAAGATAAATATGTTCATTGATAATGCCAGGATATCCGTGCGCGCCGGCAACGGCGGGAACGGTTGCGCCAGTTATTATCAGGATAAATACAATATGCGCGGTTTTCCTGACGGCGGTGACGGCGGAAGAGGCGCGGATGTTGTTATTATAGCCGACCGGAATTTGCGCACGTTGATGGATTTCCAGTATAACCGCCATTTTACCGGAAAGCACGGCGGCCATGGCTCGAGCAAGAACGCCAAAGGCAAGGATGCGGCGCCGGTTATGATCCGTGTCCCCTGCGGCACGATCATCAAAGACGAGGGGATTGACTGCATATTAGGCAGCCTGGATACTGACCGGGAAGAATTGATCGTGGCTTTCGGCGGCAAAGGCGGCAGGGGCAATCGCAAGAACCGCGAGGCTACACAGGGCGAGCCGGGGGATGCGAAAGGCCTGATCCTGGATTTGAAGCTTATCGCTGATGTGGGATTGGTCGGTTTTCC
This window encodes:
- the obgE gene encoding GTPase ObgE — translated: MFIDNARISVRAGNGGNGCASYYQDKYNMRGFPDGGDGGRGADVVIIADRNLRTLMDFQYNRHFTGKHGGHGSSKNAKGKDAAPVMIRVPCGTIIKDEGIDCILGSLDTDREELIVAFGGKGGRGNRKNREATQGEPGDAKGLILDLKLIADVGLVGFPNAGKSTLISSISHATPAIAAYPFTTKTPVLGMVNYQDETFVIADIPGLIEGSAQGKGLGDRFLRHVERTKILVHIIDMSGFEGRDPIEDYRTINRELDSYSPDVAKKPQIVVANKMDLPGSKANLARFKKTFRKKVYPVSALEKQGLEELIDAIGKKL